The following coding sequences lie in one Glycine soja cultivar W05 chromosome 16, ASM419377v2, whole genome shotgun sequence genomic window:
- the LOC114390858 gene encoding receptor-like protein EIX2, with translation MSCYSLKLFYALLLLLLHAAVSILGFNSLPNSAEIKCIQTERQALLNFKHGLIDGYGILSTWSDDDSNRDCCKWKGIQCNNQTGHVEMLHLRGQDTQYLRGAINISSLIALENIEHLDLSSNSFPWSHIPEHMGSFTNLRYLNLSDCYFIGIIPYDIGKLTHLLSLDLGKNLYLYGQIPYQLGNLTHLQYLDLSDNDLDGELPYQLGNLSQLRYLDLAGGNSFSGALPILIGNLPLLHTLGLGGKFDVKSKDAEWLTNLSSLTKLRLSSLHNLSSSHHWLQMISKLIPNLRELRLVGCSLSDTNIQSLFYSPSNFSTALTILDLSSNKLTSSTFQLLSNFPSLVILDLSYNNMTSSVFQGGFNFSSKLQNLDLQNCSLTDGSFLMSSSFIMRSSSSLVSLDLSSNLLKSSTIFYWLFNSTTNLHNLVLDYNMLEGTIPDGFGKVMNSLEVLDLYGNKLQGEIPSFFGKMCALQGLRLSNNKLNGEFSSFFRNSSWCNRDIFTRLDLSYNRLTGMLPKSIGLLSELELLFLDGNSLEGDVTESHLSNFSKLKFLSLSENSLSLKLVPSWVPPFQLEKLELSSCKLGPTFPSWLKTQSSLFWLDISDNGINDSVPDWFWNNLQNMMLLNMSHNYIISAIPNISLKLPFRPFIHLKSNQFEGKIPSFLLQASHLILSENNFSDLFSFLCDQSTASNLATLDLSRNQIKGQLPDCWKSVKQLLFLDLSSNKLSGKIPMSMGALVNMEALVLRNNGLMGELPSSLKNCSTLFMLDLSENMLSGPIPSWIGESMQQLIILNMRGNHFSGNLPIHLCYLNRIQLLDLSRNNLSRGIPSCLKNFTAMSEQSINSSDTLSRIYWHNKTYHDIYGLHLFGGYTLDITWMWKGVEQGFKNPELQLKSIDLSSNNLTGEIPKEVGYLLGLVSLNLSRNNLSGEIPSRIGNLRSLESLDLSRNHISGRIPSSLSEIDDLGKLDLSHNSLSGRIPSGRHFETFEASFFEGNTDLCGQQLNKTCPGDGEQTTAEHQEPPVKGDDSVFYEGLYISLGIGYFTGFWGLLGPLLLWRPWRIAYIRFLNRLTDYVYVCLL, from the coding sequence ATGAGTTGTTATTCTCTGAAACTATTTTATGCACTTTTGCTGCTTTTATTGCATGCTGCAGTATCCATTCTTGGATTCAACAGCCTTCCCAATAGCGCAGAAATTAAGTGCATTCAGACTGAGAGACAAGCACTCCTCAACTTCAAACATGGCCTCATAGATGGCTATGGCATTCTCTCTACATGGAGTGACGATGACAGTAACAGAGACTGTTGCAAATGGAAAGGCATTCAATGCAACAATCAAACTGGTCATGTTGAGATGCTTCATCTCCGTGGTCAGGATACACAATATTTGAGAGGTGCAATCAATATCTCTTCATTGATTGCCCTTGAAAATATTGAACACTTGGATCTCAGCTCTAATTCTTTTCCATGGAGTCATATCCCAGAACACATGGGCTCGTTCACCAACTTAAGATATCTCAATCTCTCtgattgttattttattggGATTATTCCTTATGATATTGGAAAGCTTACACATTTACTGTCTCTTGATCTAGGTAAGAATCTTTATCTCTATGGACAAATCCCTTATCAACTTGGAAACCTTACACATTTACAATATCTTGATCTAAGTGATAATGATCTAGATGGGGAACTCCCTTATCAACTTGGAAATCTCTCACAGTTGAGGTATCTTGATCTTGCGGGGGGGAATTCATTCTCGGGAGCACTCCCTATCCTGATTGGGAATCTTCCTTTGTTGCACACTCTTGGACTTGGTGGCAAATTTGATGTGAAATCTAAGGATGCAGAGTGGTTGACTAATCTTTCTTCCTTGACAAAACTTAGGCTAAGTTCACTACACAACCTTTCCTCTTCTCATCACTGGCTACAAATGATCAGCAAGCTTATTCCAAACTTAAGAGAGTTGAGGCTAGTTGGTTGTTCTCTTTCAGATACAAATATTCAATCTCTGTTTTATTCACCTTCCAACTTTTCCACTGCTCTTACCATCCTTGATCTTTCTTCAAATAAGCTCACATCCTCAACATTTCAACTGTTGTCAAACTTTCCTTCTCTTGTTATCCTTGACCTTTCCTATAATAATATGACATCATCAGTCTTTCAAGGTGGTTTCAACTTCAGTTCAAAACTTCAAAATCTTGATTTGCAAAATTGTAGTCTTACGGATGGAAGTTTTCTTATGTCATCTTCTTTCATTATGcgttcttcatcttctcttgtttcCCTTGATCTCTCCTCAAATCTgttgaaatcatcaactatatttTACTGGCTCTTTAACTCCACCACCAATCTTCATAACCTTGTCCTTGATTATAACATGTTAGAAGGTACCATTCCAGATGGATTTGGGAAAGTAATGAACTCTCTTGAAGTTCTTGACCTCTACGGTAACAAACTGCAAGGCGAGATTCCATCTTTCTTTGGTAAAATGTGCGCATTGCAGGGGTTACGGCTCTCAAATAACAAGTTGAACGGGGAATTCTCTAGCTTCTTCCGAAATTCTTCATGGTGCAACAGAGACATATTTACGAGGTTGGATTTATCTTATAACCGGTTGACTGGCATGTTACCTAAAAGCATTGGTTTGCTATCAGAGTTGGAGCTTCTTTTCTTGGATGGGAATTCTTTGGAGGGTGACGTCACTGAATCCCATCTTTCtaatttttccaaattaaaattCTTGTCCCTATCAGAGAACTCGTTGTCTCTGAAATTAGTCCCGAGTTGGGTTCCTCCATTCCAATTAGAAAAATTGGAACTCAGTTCTTGCAAGTTGGGCCCCACTTTTCCTAGTTGGCTCAAGACTCAAAGTTCTTTGTTTTGGCTTGATATTTCTGATAACGGGATTAATGACTCTGTACCAGACTGGTTTTGGAATAACTTGCAAAATATGATGTTATTAAATATGTCTCACAATTATATCATTAGTGCAATTCCTAATATATCCTTGAAGCTTCCTTTCAGACCATTTATACATCTGAAATCGAATCAGTTTGAGGGTAAAATTCCGTCATTTTTACTACAAGCTTCCCATCTGATTCtctctgaaaataatttttcagatTTGTTTTCATTCTTATGTGACCAAAGCACAGCTTCAAATTTGGCCACTTTAGATTTATCACGCAATCAAATAAAGGGGCAACTGCCAGATTGTTGGAAATCAGTAAAGCAATTACTGTTCCTTGATTTAAGCAGCAACAAATTGTCAGGGAAGATTCCTATGTCCATGGGCGCCCTTGTTAATATGGAAGCCTTGGTTTTACGAAACAATGGTTTAATGGGTGAGTTGCCTTCTTCTTTGAAGAATTGCAGCACTTTATTTATGCTGGACCTGAGTGAAAATATGTTGTCGGGTCCAATACCATCATGGATTGGAGAAAGTATGCAGCAATTGATAATCTTGAACATGCGAGGAAATCACTTCTCAGGAAATCTACCCATTCATCTCTGTTATTTGAACCGTATTCAATTGTTGGATCTTTCAAGGAATAATTTGTCAAGAGGAATTCCATCATGCTTAAAGAATTTCACTGCAATGTCTGAACAGAGCATCAACTCAAGTGACACTCTGTCTCGTATATATTGGCATAATAAGACTTACCATGATATTTATGGTCTTCACTTATTCGGAGGTTATACGCTTGACATAACATGGATGTGGAAAGGTGTGGAACAGGGGTTCAAGAATCCAGAGTTACAGCTCAAAAGCATTGATCTTTCCAGTAACAATTTAACCGGTGAAATACCAAAGGAGGTCGGATATTTGCTTGGGTTAGTTTCTTTGAATCTATCAAGAAACAATTTGAGTGGAGAAATTCCTTCTCGGATTGGGAATTTAAGGTCACTAGAATCACTTGACTTGTCAAGAAATCACATCTCTGGGAGAattccttcttctctttctgAAATTGATGATTTGGGAAAATTAGACTTGTCACACAACTCTCTTTCTGGAAGAATCCCATCAGGAAGACATTTTGAAACCTTTGAAGCCTCCTTTTTTGAAGGAAACACTGATCTTTGTGGCCAACAACTTAACAAAACTTGTCCTGGGGATGGAGAACAGACAACAGCAGAGCATCAAGAACCACCAGTCAAAGGTGATGATTCAGTTTTCTATGAGGGATTATACATCAGCTTGGGGATTGGATACTTCACTGGATTTTGGGGCTTATTAGGGCCATTGCTACTGTGGCGTCCTTGGAGAATTGCTTACATCAGGTTTCTGAACAGATTAACAGACTATGTATATGTATGCTTATTGTGA